In a genomic window of Alteromonas gilva:
- a CDS encoding M48 family metalloprotease, whose amino-acid sequence MKQYLQSGIVGFSLTVVALLMPVNGIAQSIGSDKNTLPDIGVVASEALTVDKEMLIGDAIMRQMRGQAPIIDDPILSEYIQDLGNRLVLQAENTKFPFEFFVINNSAMNAFAFYGGHVGVHSGIITSADSESELASVLAHEVTHVTQRHLARRALSQQRSSPLQIASMLGSILLAAANPEAGMAALQTSSAISQQMTIDYTRSNEQEADRIGIDILYNAGFDPRAAATFFGKMAEEYRLRSRPPERLLTHPLTEKRIADARSRMARYPEVRLPPSLTFHLAKARLLARYQFDPDYALEHYMAVNEQGNYLVKEAARYGLAIALLANDKAAQAQEINNELLKRDPNNLFYIDLATDILIALNQPQTAVEMLEKEIFNKPRNSVVVLNLANTYLTMKQYSKTIELLRDYLLVKPHDQLAYSLLSEAYKSEKSYKGMHQSKAELLALYGAYPNAIDELQHAYNYTGDDHLEKQRIRARIQQLRDAEEKLRNF is encoded by the coding sequence ATGAAACAATATTTGCAATCCGGCATCGTTGGTTTTTCATTAACCGTGGTAGCGTTGCTGATGCCTGTAAATGGTATAGCCCAAAGTATTGGCAGCGACAAAAATACGCTGCCGGATATTGGTGTGGTGGCGTCAGAAGCGCTCACCGTCGATAAGGAAATGTTAATCGGCGATGCCATTATGCGTCAGATGCGTGGCCAGGCCCCTATTATCGACGATCCGATATTGAGCGAATACATTCAGGATCTGGGTAACCGGCTCGTGCTGCAAGCTGAAAACACCAAGTTTCCGTTTGAATTTTTTGTCATCAACAATAGCGCCATGAACGCCTTTGCATTTTACGGCGGTCACGTGGGTGTCCATTCCGGTATTATCACCAGTGCTGATTCCGAAAGTGAACTGGCTTCAGTGCTCGCCCACGAAGTCACACACGTAACCCAGAGGCACTTAGCGCGCCGGGCGCTTTCCCAGCAACGCAGCTCACCTTTGCAGATTGCGTCCATGTTGGGCAGTATTTTACTTGCTGCAGCAAACCCTGAAGCTGGTATGGCAGCCTTGCAAACCTCATCTGCGATATCCCAGCAAATGACGATAGACTACACACGCTCTAACGAGCAGGAAGCTGACCGTATTGGCATTGACATACTGTACAACGCCGGTTTTGATCCGCGCGCTGCAGCCACGTTTTTTGGAAAAATGGCAGAAGAATACCGGTTACGCTCGCGCCCACCGGAACGGCTGCTCACTCACCCGTTAACTGAAAAACGGATTGCCGATGCCCGCAGCAGGATGGCCCGCTACCCTGAGGTCAGGTTACCGCCCAGTTTAACCTTTCATCTGGCCAAAGCCCGCCTACTCGCGCGTTATCAGTTTGACCCGGATTACGCGTTAGAGCACTACATGGCGGTCAATGAGCAAGGCAACTATTTAGTTAAAGAAGCAGCCCGTTATGGCCTGGCTATTGCTCTATTGGCCAACGACAAAGCGGCGCAGGCACAAGAGATTAACAATGAATTGCTCAAACGCGATCCAAACAATCTGTTTTATATTGATCTTGCTACCGATATTCTGATTGCGCTCAATCAGCCACAGACAGCGGTTGAAATGCTGGAAAAGGAAATATTCAATAAACCTCGCAACAGCGTTGTGGTGTTAAATTTGGCCAATACCTACCTCACAATGAAGCAATACAGCAAAACCATTGAACTGCTAAGAGACTATCTGTTAGTAAAACCGCACGATCAACTGGCCTACAGTCTGTTAAGCGAAGCTTATAAATCGGAAAAATCCTACAAAGGGATGCATCAAAGTAAAGCCGAATTGCTCGCGTTGTATGGCGCATACCCCAATGCTATCGACGAGCTGCAACACGCCTACAATTACACCGGCGATGATCATCTCGAAAAACAACGCATCAGAGCGCGAATTCAACAACTGCGCGATGCTGAAGAAAAGTTAAGAAATTTTTAG